In the Brassica napus cultivar Da-Ae chromosome A7, Da-Ae, whole genome shotgun sequence genome, one interval contains:
- the LOC106354178 gene encoding protein WHAT'S THIS FACTOR 9, mitochondrial: MKSIFRTISLRRQPNRRIFSDTPEETYKFVRDRGLDHAVEREKNLRPLLSIKDLVTSEPSKSLPISVITAQRDSLRVPLRPIEFIRSFPSVFHESLPGGIGVQPHISLTPETLNLDAEEQLVYASEDYKQGLADRLLKLLMINRINKIPLEILDLLKWDLGLPKGYVETMVPEFPDYFRVVKSRLRGCSGELELVCWSKEHAVSMLEKKAKGYTKGSPIAFPMKFSNGFVVDKKMKRWFDDWQKLPYISPYENALHLSATSDESDKWAAAVLHEILNLFVAKKVEKDLVLHLGEFMGLRSRFKRVLHNHPGVFYLSSKLRTHTVVLRDGYKRGVLVEGNQLVTSRNRYMKLMSKAKKESNAVSSRKREDKGKVEGEGEVCEDEAKGEDDDVSGSEVEDERDEDVVDDEEEEDDEGDQDQSLKRGRRNTSPRGGRRSFGSLGSEEKPHTRSRAGKRSLGKSGSQEKPRSGRIKVKLTTEKSS, translated from the coding sequence ATGAAATCAATCTTCCGCACCATCTCCCTCCGCCGTCAACCCAACCGCCGCATCTTCTCCGATACACCCGAAGAAACCTACAAATTCGTAAGAGACAGAGGCCTCGACCACGCCGTCGAAAGAGAGAAGAATCTCAGACCTCTCCTCAGCATCAAGGACCTCGTCACATCGGAGCCTTCCAAATCGCTCCCGATCTCCGTCATCACAGCTCAAAGAGACTCCCTCCGAGTCCCCCTCCGCCCGATCGAGTTCATCCGGAGCTTCCCCTCCGTCTTCCACGAGTCCCTCCCCGGAGGAATCGGCGTCCAGCCTCACATCAGCCTCACGCCGGAGACTCTCAACCTCGACGCCGAGGAGCAGCTCGTTTACGCGAGCGAGGATTATAAACAAGGATTAGCCGATAGGCTATTGAAGCTCCTGATGATAAATCGAATTAATAAGATTCCGTTAGAGATTCTTGATTTGTTGAAATGGGATTTAGGTTTGCCGAAGGGATATGTGGAGACGATGGTTCCTGAGTTCCCTGATTACTTCAGAGTTGTCAAATCGAGGCTGAGAGGATGTAGCGGCGAGCTTGAGCTTGTTTGCTGGAGCAAGGAGCATGCTGTGTCTATGCTCGAGAAGAAGGCGAAAGGGTATACTAAAGGCTCTCCGATTGCTTTTCCGATGAAGTTCTCTAACGGCTTTGTTGTTgacaagaagatgaagagatgGTTCGATGATTGGCAGAAGCTGCCGTATATCTCTCCCTATGAGAACGCGCTTCATCTCTCGGCGACTAGCGATGAGTCTGACAAGTGGGCGGCGGCTGTTTTGCATGAGATCTTGAATCTTTTTGTGGCGAAGAAGGTTGAGAAAGATTTGGTTTTGCATCTCGGTGAGTTTATGGGGTTGAGGTCGAGGTTTAAGAGGGTTCTACATAACCATCCTGGTGTTTTTTACTTGTCGAGTAAGCTTAGGACTCATACTGTGGTTCTTAGGGATGGTTACAAGAGGGGAGTGTTGGTGGAGGGGAATCAGTTGGTGACGAGCCGTAACCGTTACATGAAGCTTATGAGTAAGGCTAAGAAAGAGAGCAATGCTGTGTCTAGCAGGAAGAGAGAAGATAAGGGTAAGgtagaaggagaaggagaagtgtGTGAGGATGAGGCAAAGGGTGAGGATGATGATGTTTCTGGTTCTGAAGTGGAGGATGAGCGTGATGAAGATGTTGTTGATGAcgaagaggaggaggatgatgaagGTGATCAAGACCAGAGTCTGAAGCGTGGTCGTAGAAACACAAGTCCAAGAGGTGGTAGGAGGAGTTTTGGGAGTTTAGGTTCGGAGGAGAAGCCGCATACAAGGTCAAGAGCAGGTAAGAGGAGTTTAGGGAAATCAGGTTCACAGGAGAAGCCACGATCAGGGCGCATCAAGGTCAAGTTAACGACAGAGAAGAGTAGCTAA
- the LOC106354176 gene encoding protein-tyrosine-phosphatase PTP1 codes for MATSNSTSAANLATVFDFSSADSPPPKLSLSPDQLSYCHQALKILREKISDPDSIAREFANLQANRMLASDMLRSSTVAINSVNYEKNRYTDVVPFDNNRVILNPCKDSRSSADGYVNASLIKTTSSSASESVSEFIATQGPLPHTIEDFWEMVIQQHCPVIVMLTRLVDNYKTVKCGDYFPAEDKPREFGNISVKTKWVKTTDAALLLRNLEVNHKETEDQQPMSVLHIQYAEWPDHGVPKDTVAARGILKRLYQVPPSLGPIIVHCSAGIGRTGTYCAIHNTIQRILVGDMSALDLAKTVTMFRRQRNGMVQTMDQYFFCYNAIVDELGDLTAGTNAGTSS; via the exons ATGGCTACCTCAAACTCTACTTCCGCCGCGAATCTCGCCACCGTCTTCGATTTCTCCTCCGCTGATTCGCCTCCtcccaagctctctctctcccccgATCAGCTCAGCTACTGCCACCAAGCTCTCAAGATTCTCCGCGAGAAGATCTCAGATCCTGACTCAATCGCTCGAGAGTTCGCGAATCTGCAG GCTAATAGGATGCTAGCATCGGATATGCTACGAAGCAGTACGGTGGCTATCAACAGTGTCAATTACGAGAAGAACAGATACACTGACGTTGTTCCAT TTGACAATAACAGAGTTATTCTGAATCCGTGCAAAGATTCTCGATCGTCTGCAGATGGATATGTGAATGCAAGCTTGATTAAG ACGACGTCGTCTTCGGCTTCTGAGAGTGTTTCTGAGTTCATTGCTACGCAAGGTCCTTTACCACACACGATTGAGGACTTCTGGGAGATGGTGATTCAGCAGCATTGTCCTGTCATTGTGATGCTCACTCGCTTGGTTGATAACTACAAG ACTGTGAAATGCGGTGACTACTTTCCAGCCGAAGATAAACCCAGAGAATTTGGCAACATATCTGTTAAGACCAAATGGGTAAAGACTACTGATGCTGCATTGTTGCTGCGGAATCTTGAGGTTAATCACAAGGAG ACAGAGGATCAACAGCCCATGTCCGTTTTGCACATTCAGTATGCGGAATGGCCTGATCATGGAGTTCCAAAGGATACCGTGGCTGCCCGTGGAATTCTGAAAAGACTGTATCAAGTACCACCTAGTCTCGGTCCAATCATTGTTCACTGCAG TGCAGGGATAGGAAGAACCGGAACATACTGTGCGATACATAACACAATCCAGAGGATTCTTGTTGGGGATATGTCTGCGTTGGATCTTGCTAAAACCGTGACAATGTTCCGCAGGCAACGCAATGGCATGGTTCAAACCATG GATCAATACTTCTTTTGCTACAACGCCATTGTTGATGAACTAGGAGACCTAACCGCGGGGACAAATGCTGGAACGAGTTCATAA
- the LOC106354179 gene encoding protein DETOXIFICATION 54: protein MEEKNQTDDFSSHKHPTLPQVIEELKELWAMVLPITAMNCLVYVRAVVSVLFLGRLGSLELAGGALSIGFTNITGYSVLVGLASGLEPVCSQAFGSKNWDLLTLSLHRMVVILLIASVPISFLWVNLGPIMLFMGQDPEITATAAEYCLYALPDLLTNTLLQPLRVYLRSQRVTKPMMWCTLAAVAFHVPLNYWLVMVKRWGVPGVAIASVVTNLIMVGLLVGYVWASGKLQKRVSGSTVAVQSSSAVEFFGGLGPLMRVAVPSCLGICLEWWWYEIVTIMGGYLENPKLAVAATGILIQTTSLMYTVPMALAGCVSARVGNELGAGRPYKARLAANVALACAFVIGALNVAWTVILKERWAGLFTGYEPLKVLVASVMPIVGLCELGNCPQTTGCGILRGTGRPAVGAHVNLGSFYFVGTPVAVGLAFWLKIGFSGLWFGLLSAQAACAVSILYAVVARTDWEGESVRAMRLTSLEMGKVEKDEESSSLLLVDDRNGSDDKLSDLL from the exons ATGGAGGAAAAAAACCAAACAGACGATTTCTCTTCCCATAAACACCCAACTCTTCCTCAAGTCATAGAGGAGCTGAAAGAGCTCTGGGCCATGGTCTTACCGATCACAGCAATGAACTGTCTAGTCTACGTACGCGCCGTCGTCTCCGTCCTCTTCCTCGGCCGTCTCGGTAGCCTCGAGCTCGCCGGAGGAGCTCTCTCGATCGGTTTCACCAACATCACAGGCTACTCAGTCCTCGTGGGCCTCGCCTCGGGCCTCGAGCCAGTGTGCAGCCAAGCCTTCGGCAGCAAGAACTGGGATCTCCTCACGCTCTCTCTCCACCGCATGGTCGTTATTCTCCTGATCGCCTCCGTGCCCATCAGCTTCCTTTGGGTCAACCTCGGGCCCATCATGCTCTTCATGGGCCAAGACCCGGAGATAACGGCTACGGCAGCTGAGTACTGTCTCTACGCGCTTCCTGATCTTTTGACCAACACTCTTCTCCAGCCGTTACGGGTTTATTTAAGGTCGCAGCGCGTGACGAAGCCGATGATGTGGTGCACGTTAGCTGCCGTGGCGTTCCACGTGCCGTTGAACTATTGGCTCGTGATGGTGAAGCGATGGGGTGTTCCTGGTGTGGCGATTGCTTCCGTTGTGACGAACTTGATCATGGTTGGGCTTCTGGTGGGCTATGTTTGGGCTAGCGGGAAGCTGCAGAAGAGAGTTAGTGGGTCTACGGTGGCGGTTCAGTCGTCGTCGGCGGTGGAGTTCTTTGGAGGGTTGGGGCCGTTGATGAGAGTGGCGGTTCCGAGTTGTTTGGGGATATGTTTGGAGTGGTGGTGGTATGAGATTGTGACTATAATGGGTGGTTACTTGGAGAATCCTAAGCTTGCTGTAGCTGCCACTGGGATTTTGATTCAGACAACGAGTCTTATGTATACTGTTCCTATGGCTTTAGCTGGATGCGTCTCTGCTCGG GTTGGAAACGAGCTCGGTGCAGGTAGACCATACAAGGCGAGACTAGCGGCTAATGTGGCTCTAGCTTGCGCATTTGTGATAGGAGCATTGAATGTGGCCTGGACCGTGATTCTAAAAGAGCGGTGGGCAGGGCTTTTCACTGGCTACGAGCCACTCAAAGTGCTGGTTGCTTCGGTTATGCCGATTGTTGGGCTTTGCGAGCTAGGGAACTGCCCGCAAACTACGGGTTGTGGCATTCTAAGAGGGACAGGCCGGCCTGCGGTCGGGGCACATGTGAATCTTGGGTCGTTTTATTTTGTTGGGACGCCAGTGGCCGTTGGACTAGCGTTTTGGTTGAAAATTGGGTTCAGCGGGTTGTGGTTTGGGTTGCTTTCGGCTCAAGCGGCTTGCGCGGTTTCAATATTGTATGCGGTTGTGGCGAGAACGGATTGGGAAGGAGAATCGGTGAGGGCGATGAGATTGACGAGTTTGGAGATGGGTAAGGTTGAGAAGGATGAGGAGTCATCGTCGTTGTTGTTGGTGGATGATCGTAATGGAAGTGATGATAAGTTGAGTGATCTTTTGTAA